In Mesorhizobium sp., one DNA window encodes the following:
- a CDS encoding integration host factor subunit alpha: protein MGGNTLTRADLAEAVYRKVGLSRTESAQLVEMVLDEICDAIVRGETVKLSSFATFQVRSKNERIGRNPKTGEEVPILPRKVMTFKASNVLKSKILRNHQQAKSKAAK, encoded by the coding sequence ATGGGGGGAAACACACTTACGCGCGCCGACCTCGCCGAGGCAGTCTACCGCAAGGTCGGATTGTCTCGAACCGAATCCGCTCAGCTCGTTGAAATGGTGCTCGACGAAATCTGCGACGCGATCGTGCGCGGCGAGACGGTCAAACTGTCCTCCTTCGCCACCTTTCAGGTCCGCTCGAAGAACGAGCGGATCGGGCGCAATCCCAAGACAGGCGAGGAAGTCCCGATCCTGCCGCGCAAGGTGATGACGTTCAAGGCGTCGAACGTGCTGAAGAGCAAGATCCTGCGCAACCATCAGCAGGCCAAGTCCAAGGCCGCGAAATAG
- a CDS encoding carboxymuconolactone decarboxylase family protein yields MSARISLPDDGPLTSEQSAIVASVLNGRRGELVGPLRAALHSPELAARWSKLGEFLRYDTVLGQALSELSILLVARRWNCELEWAIHKREALKAGISDAIVSDIRDVRRPRLTDDVQSACYEYVASILNWGNVPDSLHRAVSEKLGERGAVELTALIGYYSMVAITLNAHSIPLPRGIEPELLAAGSSDTRQDLTLLPMLGAV; encoded by the coding sequence ATGAGCGCACGCATATCCCTACCTGACGACGGACCACTCACGAGCGAGCAGTCTGCCATAGTCGCCTCGGTCCTGAACGGACGTCGAGGCGAATTGGTAGGCCCTCTGCGCGCGGCCCTCCATAGCCCCGAACTGGCGGCTCGATGGTCTAAGCTCGGAGAATTCCTGCGCTATGACACCGTTCTCGGGCAAGCCTTGTCCGAGCTGTCGATCCTTCTGGTCGCACGGCGATGGAATTGTGAACTGGAATGGGCGATTCACAAGCGTGAAGCGCTTAAGGCCGGGATTTCCGACGCCATCGTGTCCGACATACGTGACGTGCGTCGACCGCGTCTGACTGACGACGTTCAATCAGCCTGCTACGAATATGTCGCCAGCATACTCAACTGGGGCAATGTCCCCGACAGCCTCCATCGGGCCGTCAGCGAGAAGCTGGGCGAGCGCGGTGCCGTCGAGCTGACGGCGCTGATCGGTTATTATTCCATGGTCGCGATAACCCTGAACGCGCATTCGATTCCCCTGCCGCGCGGCATCGAACCCGAGCTGCTCGCAGCGGGTTCCTCCGACACTCGTCAGGATTTGACCCTCTTGCCAATGCTCGGCGCTGTCTAA
- a CDS encoding TerC family protein — MEIFTAEGFTALLQVLAIDLVLAGDNAIVIGLAAAGLPKDQRNKAIVIGILAATVLRIGFALITTQLLALGPGLLVAGGLLLLWVCWKMYREMTVTHEQEQDAEEALLNRDTDDDGRIAGGAPRKTFAQAAWQIVIADVSMSLDNVLAVAGAAREHPTVLIIGLAMSIALMGFAASFIARLLHRHRWIAYVGLVIILYVALKMMYDGAVGIWPEYSFGALFGGA; from the coding sequence ATGGAAATCTTCACCGCCGAGGGGTTCACCGCGCTTCTGCAGGTGCTGGCGATCGACCTTGTCCTTGCCGGCGACAATGCCATCGTCATCGGCCTCGCGGCGGCGGGTCTGCCGAAGGACCAGCGCAACAAGGCGATCGTCATCGGAATCCTGGCGGCGACCGTGCTGCGCATCGGCTTTGCGCTGATCACCACCCAGTTGCTCGCGCTCGGCCCGGGCCTGCTCGTCGCCGGCGGCCTGCTGCTGCTGTGGGTTTGCTGGAAGATGTACCGCGAAATGACGGTCACGCACGAGCAGGAACAGGATGCCGAGGAGGCCCTGCTCAACCGGGACACCGACGACGACGGCAGGATCGCCGGCGGCGCGCCGCGCAAGACGTTCGCCCAGGCTGCCTGGCAGATCGTCATTGCCGACGTCTCGATGTCGCTCGACAACGTGCTGGCGGTCGCGGGCGCGGCGCGCGAGCATCCCACCGTGCTGATCATCGGCCTTGCCATGTCGATCGCGCTGATGGGCTTTGCCGCGTCGTTCATCGCCCGGCTGCTGCACCGTCACCGCTGGATCGCCTATGTCGGTCTGGTCATCATCCTCTACGTCGCGCTGAAGATGATGTATGACGGCGCCGTCGGCATCTGGCCGGAATACAGCTTCGGAGCCCTGTTCGGCGGGGCCTGA
- a CDS encoding alpha/beta hydrolase — translation MPWIEVNGVSLRYELSGEGRLLVLSNEMVGMIESWDGVMAALPAGFRVLRYDQRGFGLSEKRSDFTLDDHVADLAALLDAVVPGEPAIIAGCAIGASIALSLAVRQPMRVAALVLASPAIGGMPDAAREAMRQRMDVVRENGVRSVTDFMFTFTYPEALSNCTDIAEAHKLRWLSAGRAAFVRVNEMVAEYDLGPELERVECPTLVLGSIHDKIRPVEACRAIADKIPRSSFDTIDAAHFASIQNAVAFAKAIVDFVARR, via the coding sequence ATGCCATGGATCGAGGTCAACGGCGTCAGCCTGCGCTACGAACTTTCCGGCGAAGGGCGCCTCTTGGTTCTGAGCAACGAAATGGTGGGAATGATCGAGAGTTGGGACGGCGTGATGGCTGCCCTGCCCGCCGGTTTCCGCGTTCTGCGCTATGACCAACGCGGTTTCGGCCTGTCCGAAAAGCGATCCGACTTCACGCTCGACGACCACGTCGCCGACCTTGCGGCGTTGCTTGACGCCGTGGTGCCGGGCGAACCCGCGATCATCGCGGGATGCGCTATCGGTGCCTCCATCGCGCTATCCCTTGCCGTCCGCCAACCCATGCGCGTCGCCGCCTTGGTGCTCGCAAGCCCAGCAATCGGCGGGATGCCGGACGCCGCGCGCGAGGCGATGCGGCAACGCATGGATGTGGTCCGAGAGAACGGTGTGCGGTCGGTGACCGACTTTATGTTCACCTTCACTTATCCCGAAGCGCTGAGCAATTGCACGGATATCGCGGAGGCTCACAAGCTTCGCTGGCTGTCCGCAGGCCGCGCAGCCTTCGTGCGCGTCAACGAGATGGTCGCAGAATACGACCTCGGCCCCGAACTCGAGCGTGTCGAGTGTCCGACGCTGGTGCTGGGATCTATCCACGACAAGATCCGGCCGGTTGAAGCCTGCCGTGCTATCGCTGACAAGATTCCCAGATCCAGTTTCGACACGATAGACGCCGCGCATTTCGCGTCGATCCAGAACGCAGTCGCCTTCGCGAAAGCAATCGTCGACTTTGTTGCTCGACGGTGA
- a CDS encoding beta-ketoacyl-ACP synthase III has translation MIRSQVMGVGSALPRRVLTNAELALMVDTSDEWIVQRTGIRQRHIASDDETTASLGEAAARAALADAKLTPDDIDLIILATSTPNHTFPATSVEIQQRLGMRHGFAFDLQAVCSGFVYAVSVADLHIRGGMARRVLVIGAETFSRILDWSDRTTCVLFGDGAGAIVLEAAETGGTTADRGILASALRSDGTHKDKLYVDGGPSTTGTVGHLRMEGREVFKHAVGMITDVVTATLSAGGATVDELDWFVPHQANLRIIDASAKKMGIAPSKVVATVSEHGNTSAASVPLALSVAVADGRIQKGDLVMIEAMGGGFTWGAVLLRW, from the coding sequence ATGATCCGCTCTCAAGTGATGGGGGTGGGTTCCGCCCTGCCGCGGCGCGTGCTCACTAATGCCGAACTCGCCCTCATGGTCGACACGTCGGACGAGTGGATCGTCCAGCGCACGGGGATCAGGCAGCGCCATATCGCCTCCGACGACGAGACGACGGCCTCGCTTGGCGAAGCCGCGGCCCGCGCCGCGCTCGCCGACGCGAAGCTTACCCCCGACGACATCGATCTCATCATCCTCGCCACGTCGACGCCGAATCACACTTTTCCGGCGACGTCGGTCGAAATCCAGCAGCGTCTCGGCATGCGGCACGGATTCGCTTTCGACCTGCAGGCGGTGTGCAGCGGCTTCGTCTACGCCGTCTCGGTCGCCGACCTGCACATCCGCGGCGGCATGGCCAGGCGCGTCCTCGTGATCGGGGCGGAGACCTTCTCGCGCATTCTGGATTGGTCGGACCGCACCACCTGCGTGCTGTTCGGCGACGGCGCCGGCGCCATCGTGCTCGAAGCGGCCGAGACCGGCGGGACGACGGCCGACCGCGGCATCCTCGCCTCGGCACTACGCTCCGACGGCACCCACAAGGACAAGCTCTACGTCGACGGCGGGCCGTCGACCACCGGTACTGTCGGGCACCTGCGCATGGAAGGCCGGGAAGTTTTCAAGCACGCGGTCGGCATGATCACGGACGTGGTGACGGCCACCCTTTCGGCCGGCGGCGCCACGGTCGACGAACTCGACTGGTTCGTTCCGCACCAGGCCAATCTGCGCATCATCGACGCCTCGGCCAAGAAGATGGGCATCGCGCCGTCGAAGGTCGTGGCAACCGTCAGCGAACATGGCAATACCTCCGCGGCCTCGGTTCCGCTCGCCCTTTCGGTCGCTGTCGCCGACGGCCGGATCCAGAAAGGCGACCTCGTCATGATCGAGGCGATGGGCGGAGGCTTTACGTGGGGCGCTGTTCTGCTACGCTGGTAA
- the plsX gene encoding phosphate acyltransferase PlsX: MIRISVDAMGGDHGPDIVMPGLLRVAERRPDVRFLIYGRDEAVSPHFIKHPRLRAISEFTHCDVSVRMDDKPSQALRHGRWKSSMWKAIEAVKAGEADVCISAGNTGALMAMSKFCLRTMAQIERPAIAAIWPTTRGESVVLDVGATIGADAHQLIDFAILGSAMARAVFGIERPTVGLLNIGVEEIKGQEDVREAGSLLRAAELKSMDYRGFVEGDDLGRGTTDVVVTEGFAGNIALKTAEGTARQLAEYLRAAMSRTLMARIGYVFAKGAFDRLREKMDVRKINGGVFLGLNGIVVKSHGGTDDEGFASAVELGYDMARNGLIEKIRADLDQFHARAPELSRRKAAEPTDEGQD, translated from the coding sequence GTGATCAGGATTTCAGTCGACGCGATGGGGGGCGATCATGGCCCCGATATCGTTATGCCCGGCCTGCTTCGGGTCGCCGAACGCCGCCCGGACGTCCGCTTCCTGATCTACGGCCGCGACGAAGCGGTGTCGCCGCACTTCATCAAACATCCGCGCCTGAGGGCGATCAGCGAGTTCACGCATTGCGATGTGTCCGTGCGCATGGACGACAAGCCGAGCCAGGCGCTGCGGCACGGCCGCTGGAAGTCGTCCATGTGGAAGGCGATCGAGGCGGTGAAGGCGGGTGAGGCGGATGTCTGCATCTCCGCCGGCAATACCGGCGCTCTGATGGCCATGTCGAAATTCTGCCTGCGCACGATGGCGCAGATCGAGCGGCCGGCTATCGCCGCGATCTGGCCGACGACGCGCGGCGAGAGCGTCGTCCTCGACGTCGGCGCGACCATCGGCGCCGATGCCCATCAGCTGATCGACTTCGCCATTCTCGGTTCGGCGATGGCCCGCGCCGTGTTCGGCATCGAACGGCCGACGGTCGGTCTGCTCAACATCGGCGTCGAGGAGATCAAGGGCCAGGAGGACGTGCGCGAGGCCGGGTCTCTGCTGCGCGCCGCCGAACTGAAGTCGATGGACTATCGCGGCTTCGTCGAGGGCGACGACCTCGGCAGGGGCACCACCGATGTCGTGGTGACGGAGGGATTCGCCGGGAACATCGCCCTGAAGACGGCGGAGGGAACCGCCAGACAGCTGGCCGAATACCTTCGCGCCGCGATGAGCAGGACCCTGATGGCCAGGATCGGCTATGTCTTTGCCAAGGGAGCCTTCGACCGGCTGCGCGAGAAGATGGACGTGCGCAAGATCAACGGCGGCGTTTTTCTGGGCCTCAACGGTATCGTCGTGAAGAGCCACGGCGGCACCGACGACGAGGGGTTCGCCTCCGCCGTCGAGCTCGGCTACGACATGGCGCGCAACGGGCTCATCGAGAAGATCCGCGCCGATCTCGACCAGTTCCATGCCCGCGCGCCGGAATTGTCACGCCGAAAGGCAGCCGAACCCACGGACGAAGGGCAAGACTGA
- a CDS encoding amidohydrolase family protein gives MTDTQPVRGLSAPKTPLPADSWECHSHVFGPFDCYPLDPGCAYQPPFGPLAHYRAMLDMAGFAYGVAIHASANGFDNDCVRDAAKSAPGKIRFVGVPSPDTPESEMSALVADGMCGIRITEVGPSYGGPKRVGVLGLEDFKTSAPAMAELGLYASIWAKADYLAQERAYLETAPVPVVLDHMGNFDPARGVGDDSFKAILGMLGSGNIWVKLTAQRTSGEAWDVCENVRAFHDALLLAAPDRCLFGSDWPYIMMDKNLPDIGGQIDLFDAWVADETLRRKVFVENPRALHGIA, from the coding sequence GTGACCGACACGCAACCAGTCCGCGGTCTCTCTGCCCCCAAGACGCCCTTGCCGGCGGACTCGTGGGAATGTCATTCGCACGTATTCGGCCCTTTTGATTGCTATCCGCTTGATCCCGGCTGTGCCTACCAGCCGCCCTTTGGCCCGCTCGCACACTACCGTGCGATGCTGGATATGGCCGGTTTCGCCTATGGCGTTGCCATTCACGCGTCCGCGAACGGCTTCGACAACGACTGCGTTCGGGACGCCGCGAAGTCCGCGCCCGGGAAGATCCGGTTTGTGGGCGTGCCCTCGCCCGACACACCCGAGAGCGAAATGTCGGCTCTCGTTGCCGACGGAATGTGCGGGATCCGCATCACCGAAGTCGGGCCCAGCTATGGCGGGCCAAAGCGCGTCGGCGTCCTCGGCCTCGAAGATTTCAAGACCAGCGCGCCGGCCATGGCAGAACTTGGCCTCTACGCCAGCATCTGGGCCAAGGCCGACTACCTTGCCCAGGAACGCGCCTATCTCGAAACGGCGCCAGTGCCCGTTGTCCTGGACCACATGGGCAATTTCGATCCGGCACGCGGCGTCGGGGACGACTCCTTCAAGGCGATCCTCGGCATGCTTGGATCGGGCAATATCTGGGTGAAACTGACTGCCCAGCGGACTTCCGGCGAAGCCTGGGACGTCTGCGAGAACGTGCGTGCATTCCATGACGCCCTGCTGTTAGCGGCGCCGGACCGCTGCCTGTTCGGATCGGACTGGCCCTATATCATGATGGACAAGAACCTGCCCGATATCGGCGGGCAGATCGACCTGTTCGACGCCTGGGTCGCGGACGAGACCCTCCGGCGCAAGGTCTTCGTCGAGAACCCGCGCGCGCTGCATGGGATCGCCTGA
- a CDS encoding TRAP transporter large permease subunit, translating into MSEGVGLTLAKSGRRAATGSLVWSRVTAALLGVTQRFALLAVVAILLVAILTCADIVGRSFFSVSIYGLNEITALLVAVAVSACLPFALARGGTLSIDVLTSRFTTSAQSWLAIISALTIVCFMGLLSWRVGVTAMDMVRMNETTMLTGMPRAPFFFAMAIAFGIAAAVVLTVTLAALARQIAQSRGSSVLWLVLGVLPVIALWASLAGFIPSTPLTAILPRAALPLALVLMAALWAMILLSIPIGVGMGTVGLVGTVAMLGSGPALSIFGSEISGFVTKDGLSVLPLFLMMGAFAGVAGIGKDLYNLSNALIGHVRGGLAHASILACAGFGTLSGSSIATQMSIGKIALGEMRARNYSSELASGAIAAGGTLGQLIPPSSALILYAILAQQSVGRLFVGAVIPGLLATFLYMAVVAVWLWINPRHAERSEFQGFAAIARAFAGAWSVILLLTLVLGGIFTGLFTELEAGAVGAAGAFLVALARGRINRATFWSTMGEMTGSLAMIYSLIFGVVMLSFFFGVSGLPGAFIGFIQDIGLSPFATVLALILCYLVLGTVMDSFAMMMVTIPIFTPVVIALGYDPIWWGLMTIICMEAGMISPPFGLNMFIITSLDETIPIRTVYRGTWPFFASTVVKIALLVAFPALVTWLPGTM; encoded by the coding sequence GTGTCCGAGGGGGTGGGGCTGACGTTGGCCAAGTCCGGCCGTAGAGCCGCGACGGGTTCCCTCGTATGGAGTCGTGTCACAGCGGCTCTGCTTGGCGTCACGCAGCGTTTTGCCCTCCTCGCGGTCGTTGCGATCCTGCTGGTCGCAATCTTGACATGCGCGGATATCGTCGGCCGGTCGTTCTTCAGCGTGTCGATCTACGGTCTCAACGAAATCACGGCGCTGCTCGTGGCCGTGGCCGTATCGGCTTGCCTTCCTTTCGCGCTAGCGCGCGGGGGCACCCTGTCGATCGATGTTCTCACGTCGCGATTCACGACCTCTGCGCAGTCATGGCTTGCGATCATCTCGGCGCTGACAATCGTCTGCTTCATGGGGCTGCTGTCGTGGCGTGTTGGGGTCACGGCGATGGACATGGTGCGCATGAACGAAACCACGATGCTGACCGGCATGCCGCGCGCGCCGTTCTTCTTTGCCATGGCTATCGCCTTCGGGATCGCTGCGGCGGTTGTGTTGACTGTGACGCTGGCTGCCCTCGCTCGCCAGATTGCGCAGTCGCGCGGGTCGAGCGTCCTTTGGCTGGTGCTGGGCGTTCTACCGGTCATCGCGCTTTGGGCCAGCCTGGCCGGCTTCATCCCGTCCACGCCGTTGACCGCAATTCTCCCGCGCGCCGCCCTGCCGCTTGCGCTGGTGTTGATGGCGGCACTCTGGGCGATGATTCTTCTGTCGATTCCAATCGGCGTCGGCATGGGGACTGTCGGGCTGGTTGGCACCGTGGCGATGCTCGGTTCGGGCCCGGCGCTGTCTATTTTCGGTTCGGAGATTTCAGGCTTCGTCACGAAGGACGGGCTCTCGGTTCTGCCGCTGTTTCTGATGATGGGCGCTTTCGCCGGCGTCGCCGGGATCGGAAAGGACCTCTACAACCTGTCCAATGCTTTGATCGGCCATGTTCGCGGCGGGCTGGCACATGCGTCGATTCTGGCCTGCGCCGGGTTTGGTACGCTTTCGGGCTCGTCCATCGCAACCCAGATGTCGATCGGCAAGATCGCGTTGGGCGAGATGCGGGCACGGAATTACTCGTCCGAACTGGCTTCGGGGGCGATCGCCGCCGGTGGCACGCTCGGGCAGCTCATCCCGCCGTCCTCCGCACTGATTCTCTACGCGATCCTGGCACAGCAATCGGTCGGCCGGCTCTTCGTCGGAGCGGTCATACCCGGCCTCCTCGCGACATTCCTCTACATGGCTGTGGTCGCGGTCTGGCTATGGATCAATCCGCGCCATGCCGAGCGCAGCGAGTTCCAAGGGTTTGCCGCGATCGCGCGCGCCTTCGCCGGTGCCTGGTCGGTCATCCTGCTGCTGACGCTGGTGCTGGGCGGGATTTTCACCGGTCTTTTCACCGAGCTTGAGGCTGGTGCGGTCGGGGCGGCGGGAGCGTTCCTTGTCGCTTTGGCACGTGGACGCATCAACCGCGCGACCTTCTGGTCGACCATGGGCGAGATGACCGGCTCGCTGGCGATGATCTACTCGCTGATTTTCGGCGTCGTCATGCTGTCCTTCTTCTTCGGCGTCAGCGGACTTCCGGGCGCTTTCATCGGTTTCATCCAGGACATTGGGCTTTCGCCTTTCGCCACCGTGTTGGCACTGATCCTGTGCTACCTCGTCCTCGGAACGGTGATGGACTCTTTTGCCATGATGATGGTGACCATCCCGATCTTCACGCCGGTGGTCATCGCGCTGGGCTACGATCCGATCTGGTGGGGCCTGATGACAATCATCTGCATGGAAGCCGGCATGATCTCGCCGCCGTTCGGCCTGAACATGTTCATCATCACGTCCTTGGACGAAACCATCCCGATCAGGACGGTCTATCGCGGAACGTGGCCATTCTTCGCCTCGACCGTTGTCAAGATCGCGCTTCTGGTCGCCTTCCCGGCCCTCGTTACCTGGTTGCCCGGAACGATGTGA
- a CDS encoding MerR family transcriptional regulator, with amino-acid sequence MDKSPDAFRTISEVAEDLDLPQHVLRFWETRFTQIKPMKRGGGRRYYRPQDVDLIKGIRHLLYDQGYTIKGVQKLLRENGNQFIAAVGTGDMAAVATIAARKQEAAHAAAAASAPPRGLDDEMLVGEPKVRPSRRFFGLGKADDEGPVAPGQSRLSKDNRALLQEALFDLLECKRLLDQVR; translated from the coding sequence ATGGACAAGAGCCCAGACGCGTTCCGCACCATCAGCGAGGTGGCCGAGGACCTCGATCTCCCCCAGCACGTGTTGCGCTTCTGGGAGACCCGCTTCACCCAGATCAAGCCGATGAAGCGCGGCGGCGGCCGCCGCTACTATCGCCCGCAGGACGTGGACCTGATCAAGGGCATCCGCCATCTGCTCTACGACCAGGGCTATACGATCAAGGGCGTACAGAAGCTGCTGCGCGAGAACGGCAACCAGTTCATCGCGGCTGTCGGCACCGGCGACATGGCGGCCGTCGCCACCATCGCCGCGCGCAAGCAGGAGGCGGCGCATGCTGCCGCCGCGGCCAGCGCCCCGCCGCGCGGACTGGATGACGAGATGCTGGTCGGCGAGCCGAAGGTCAGGCCGAGCCGGCGCTTCTTCGGACTTGGCAAGGCTGACGACGAAGGCCCGGTGGCGCCGGGTCAGTCGCGCCTGTCGAAGGACAACCGAGCCTTGCTGCAGGAGGCATTGTTCGACCTCCTCGAATGCAAGCGCCTGCTCGACCAGGTGCGCTAA
- a CDS encoding GntR family transcriptional regulator → MSDTDTFANDALRKSAVARYLQLAGLFRRRIESGEWAVGSQIPTVEVLAKQFGVATMTIRQALNILEEERLIERHRAKGTFVLAQPKKNLWCRVHTDWTGLLIARDGATIEILLDESGVQLPPWDGESGIPARCYRHLRRRHLRAKSPFLLADVFVAEDIVPLIPESAYSTMTAMRLVADLPGHKISAAYQTLTIGAADLETANYLEIPLGDAVAKVQRIAIDEDGKVILMANGLYRGDSVRLEMKLR, encoded by the coding sequence ATGAGCGATACGGACACTTTCGCCAACGATGCGCTGCGCAAGAGCGCTGTCGCGCGGTACCTGCAACTCGCCGGTCTTTTTCGCCGGAGGATCGAAAGTGGCGAATGGGCTGTCGGCAGCCAGATTCCGACAGTGGAGGTCCTGGCGAAGCAATTCGGCGTCGCGACGATGACCATTCGCCAAGCCCTCAACATCTTGGAGGAGGAACGCCTGATCGAACGGCATCGGGCAAAAGGAACCTTCGTCCTGGCGCAGCCTAAGAAAAATCTGTGGTGCAGGGTGCATACCGATTGGACGGGGCTGCTGATCGCACGGGACGGCGCCACGATTGAAATTCTGTTGGACGAGAGTGGCGTTCAGCTGCCCCCCTGGGATGGCGAGTCCGGAATCCCGGCCAGGTGTTATCGGCATTTGCGGCGACGCCATCTCAGGGCAAAGTCGCCCTTTCTGCTGGCCGATGTCTTCGTCGCCGAAGACATCGTTCCGCTGATCCCCGAAAGCGCGTATTCCACGATGACGGCAATGCGGCTGGTTGCGGATTTGCCCGGGCACAAGATTTCGGCAGCCTACCAGACCTTGACCATCGGAGCGGCCGATCTTGAAACCGCGAACTATCTGGAAATTCCTCTCGGCGACGCGGTGGCAAAGGTCCAACGCATAGCGATCGACGAGGACGGCAAGGTGATCCTGATGGCCAACGGGCTCTACCGCGGCGATTCCGTCAGGCTGGAGATGAAGCTGCGCTGA
- a CDS encoding CaiB/BaiF CoA-transferase family protein, with amino-acid sequence MRKGSLLTGPLSHIRVLDMSRIMAGPWAGQLLSDLGADVIKIERKGMGDDTRRWGPPYLKHSDGRDTRESGYYLSVNRGKRSVELDLSTPFGREAILALARTSDIVLENFVAGTLPRYGLGYKDLSAVNARIIYASITGFGQDGPRSSDAAYDFMIQGMGGIMSVTGRPDSEPGGGPQKVGVPIVDIMTGMYTTVAVLAALAHREATGKGDYIDVAMLDVSVAMLANQAMNYLVSGNAPVRRGNKHPNIQPQDVYGVADGHMVLAVGNDGQFKQFADALGAPEWSDDPRFATNDARVRNLAALDTLIDAQLSRRPLSHWLDELSKRGVPCGPINTVPMALHDPQVAHREMVRDIPHPLGGTVRHVVCPIRYQTATLQFDESAPLLGADTEAVLAELGLESGAPT; translated from the coding sequence GTGAGGAAAGGATCACTTTTGACTGGACCGCTTTCGCATATCCGTGTCCTCGACATGAGCCGCATCATGGCAGGGCCCTGGGCCGGTCAGCTTCTGTCCGATCTCGGCGCCGATGTGATCAAGATCGAACGCAAGGGCATGGGCGACGATACGCGCCGCTGGGGGCCGCCCTACCTGAAACACTCGGACGGCAGGGATACCCGAGAATCCGGCTACTACCTTTCCGTCAATCGGGGAAAGCGCTCGGTCGAACTCGATCTCTCCACACCATTTGGGCGTGAAGCGATCCTCGCGCTCGCCCGAACGAGTGATATCGTGCTCGAGAACTTCGTTGCCGGCACCCTGCCGCGCTATGGACTGGGCTACAAGGATTTGTCGGCAGTCAACGCGCGCATCATCTATGCCTCCATAACCGGCTTCGGGCAGGACGGTCCTCGGTCTTCCGACGCGGCCTACGACTTCATGATCCAGGGCATGGGCGGAATTATGAGTGTCACGGGTCGGCCTGACTCCGAACCCGGCGGCGGACCACAGAAGGTGGGCGTTCCGATCGTCGATATCATGACCGGCATGTACACGACCGTGGCGGTCCTTGCGGCGCTTGCCCATCGAGAGGCGACGGGCAAGGGCGACTACATCGACGTGGCGATGCTCGACGTTTCGGTAGCGATGCTGGCCAACCAGGCGATGAACTATCTCGTCAGCGGTAACGCCCCGGTCCGTCGTGGCAACAAGCACCCGAATATCCAGCCGCAGGACGTATATGGGGTCGCCGACGGCCACATGGTTCTGGCGGTAGGCAATGACGGACAGTTCAAGCAATTCGCTGACGCGCTGGGCGCGCCCGAGTGGTCCGACGATCCGCGATTCGCCACCAACGACGCGCGCGTGCGCAATCTGGCGGCACTGGATACGCTAATCGACGCCCAACTTTCCAGGCGCCCGTTGAGCCATTGGCTCGACGAGTTGTCGAAGCGCGGCGTCCCATGTGGTCCAATCAACACGGTGCCGATGGCATTGCATGATCCGCAGGTCGCCCACCGCGAGATGGTGCGCGACATACCCCATCCCTTGGGTGGGACAGTGCGCCATGTGGTCTGCCCCATCCGCTACCAGACGGCCACTCTCCAATTCGACGAGAGCGCGCCGCTCCTCGGCGCCGACACCGAGGCGGTTCTTGCGGAGCTCGGCCTTGAAAGCGGTGCACCCACATGA
- a CDS encoding enoyl-CoA hydratase/isomerase family protein codes for MEIRDYVARVTIARPPVNAQNNAMREEFQHVFDELGDRADVRAIVLTGEGKAFSAGADLSERPTQGPGAYAAHNRRVRASFDCLLECPKPIIAAVNGAAIGAGCVTALCCDILVVSDKGFLQMTEVNVGLAGGVAHVRRHFGESDARLLIYTARRMYGADLLQKGVASACTTPDELLPTAMAIAADIAKASPSAVRAAKKSFQVTEGQSIYEGYRFEQGQTAALSTSEDSAEALAAFREKRMPVFKP; via the coding sequence GTGGAGATCAGGGATTATGTGGCCCGTGTCACCATCGCCAGGCCCCCAGTGAATGCGCAGAACAATGCCATGCGCGAGGAATTTCAGCACGTGTTCGATGAACTGGGTGATCGAGCGGATGTGCGCGCCATCGTTCTGACCGGCGAGGGCAAGGCCTTTTCGGCCGGTGCGGATCTCTCCGAGCGCCCGACGCAGGGTCCGGGCGCCTATGCCGCGCATAATCGCCGTGTCCGGGCCAGTTTCGATTGCCTGCTCGAATGCCCAAAGCCAATCATTGCGGCGGTGAACGGCGCGGCCATCGGCGCCGGATGCGTCACCGCGCTGTGCTGCGACATCCTGGTCGTGTCGGACAAGGGCTTTCTTCAGATGACCGAAGTCAACGTGGGTCTGGCCGGAGGTGTCGCCCATGTCCGCCGGCACTTCGGCGAATCGGATGCCCGGCTGCTGATCTACACCGCTCGGCGCATGTACGGTGCCGACCTGCTGCAGAAGGGCGTGGCTTCGGCCTGCACGACGCCCGACGAGCTGTTGCCTACTGCGATGGCCATTGCCGCCGACATCGCCAAGGCGAGCCCGTCGGCCGTTCGCGCGGCGAAGAAGTCGTTTCAGGTGACCGAAGGGCAGTCGATCTACGAGGGTTACCGCTTCGAGCAGGGGCAGACCGCCGCGCTCTCGACGTCCGAGGACAGCGCCGAGGCGCTGGCGGCGTTCCGTGAGAAGCGCATGCCGGTGTTCAAGCCCTGA